The Streptomyces sp. NBC_00691 genome has a segment encoding these proteins:
- the pstC gene encoding phosphate ABC transporter permease subunit PstC → MGLTLERPTQAPGPAVPRPSPGSGRGSRARWVWGWAYSGILSVMLTLTVLLGYLVTGIASGTVDWTALLTSSTWSPGNLAFGGLAMIYGSAVVCVLALVLAVPVGWAAAVALSEYLPPRLARPLRLSIELLAAVPSIVYGLIGIMVIRPFVADLGDVPGGDSLLAAGIVLAVMIMPTIVAVSVDALAAVPGRYREAAYSLGLTRREVVRSAVLPQARPGMRAGVLLGLARALGEAIAVFMVIGRADDRLPESLGDVFSFLVRPGQTLTTKLAGPEPMLAGTSGPYFAALCGLGIILLTLVAVATVWGTRGSTGRAVRAPRARRSSAWLRTPKDRLTTAVRLGALLLPGALLVGMLGILLARGGAALNPVFWFTPSEGASGGGIRDQIVGTLLLLATTALIALPLGYGAGIVIGTRASAKTARVLETLTVAVGGTPTILLGLAGYVLFCTTMGWGRSWLAGAVVLVPVVIPVVALTTAGRIRSMPAEITEAALALGLTSSQYVRSVVIPYTWPATLTGLLLGLARAAGETAPLIFTATVFFGAPALPTGIVNAPVQALPTHIFTLSQDSGAPEAIAQAWGSALVLVLITAGLLSLAVFLRNRFEGARRWTT, encoded by the coding sequence ATGGGTCTCACTCTGGAGCGCCCCACCCAGGCGCCCGGACCCGCCGTGCCGCGGCCCTCCCCCGGGAGCGGCCGCGGCAGCCGGGCGAGATGGGTCTGGGGCTGGGCCTACAGCGGCATCCTGTCCGTGATGCTCACCCTCACGGTCCTGCTCGGCTACCTGGTCACGGGCATCGCGAGCGGAACCGTCGACTGGACGGCACTGCTCACCTCGTCCACCTGGAGTCCGGGGAATCTCGCCTTCGGCGGCCTGGCCATGATCTACGGATCGGCGGTCGTGTGCGTCCTGGCACTGGTTCTCGCCGTCCCCGTGGGCTGGGCGGCGGCCGTCGCCCTGTCCGAGTACCTTCCGCCTCGCCTCGCCAGGCCACTGCGTCTGAGCATCGAACTCCTGGCAGCGGTCCCCTCCATCGTCTACGGCCTGATCGGCATCATGGTGATCCGGCCCTTCGTGGCGGATCTCGGTGACGTTCCGGGCGGAGACAGCCTGCTCGCCGCCGGCATCGTGCTCGCCGTGATGATCATGCCGACGATCGTGGCGGTCAGCGTGGATGCGCTGGCTGCCGTACCCGGCCGGTACCGGGAGGCCGCGTACTCCCTCGGCCTGACCCGCCGTGAGGTCGTGCGGTCGGCCGTCCTGCCCCAGGCTCGTCCCGGCATGCGGGCCGGCGTCCTGCTCGGCCTGGCGCGGGCGCTGGGTGAGGCCATCGCGGTCTTCATGGTCATCGGCCGCGCCGACGACCGGCTCCCCGAGTCACTCGGAGACGTCTTCTCCTTCCTCGTACGACCCGGCCAGACGCTCACCACCAAGCTGGCCGGCCCCGAGCCGATGCTCGCGGGCACTTCCGGCCCGTACTTCGCGGCCCTGTGCGGGCTGGGCATCATCCTGCTGACCCTGGTCGCCGTCGCCACCGTCTGGGGCACCCGCGGCTCCACGGGAAGAGCCGTGCGCGCTCCACGTGCTCGGCGGTCCTCCGCATGGCTGCGCACCCCGAAGGACCGGCTCACCACCGCCGTCCGGCTCGGGGCCCTGCTGCTGCCGGGAGCACTCCTCGTCGGCATGCTCGGCATCCTGCTGGCCCGCGGCGGCGCGGCGCTCAATCCGGTCTTCTGGTTCACGCCTTCCGAAGGCGCGTCAGGGGGCGGCATCCGGGACCAGATCGTCGGCACGCTCCTGCTCCTTGCCACCACGGCCCTGATCGCACTGCCGCTCGGCTATGGAGCAGGCATCGTGATCGGAACGCGCGCCTCGGCGAAGACCGCCCGCGTGCTGGAGACGTTGACCGTCGCGGTCGGCGGAACGCCCACGATCCTGCTGGGCCTCGCCGGGTACGTCCTCTTCTGCACGACCATGGGCTGGGGCCGCTCCTGGCTGGCCGGCGCCGTGGTCCTGGTGCCCGTGGTGATCCCGGTGGTCGCCCTCACCACGGCAGGCCGGATTCGGAGCATGCCGGCGGAAATCACCGAGGCGGCGCTCGCGCTGGGTCTGACGAGCTCCCAGTACGTCCGCTCGGTGGTCATCCCGTACACCTGGCCGGCCACGCTCACAGGTCTGCTGCTCGGCCTGGCCCGCGCGGCGGGAGAGACGGCCCCCCTGATCTTCACCGCCACGGTGTTCTTCGGGGCGCCCGCCCTCCCGACCGGCATCGTCAACGCTCCGGTCCAGGCCCTGCCCACGCACATCTTCACCCTGTCGCAGGACTCGGGCGCCCCCGAGGCGATCGCCCAGGCATGGGGCAGCGCCCTCGTCCTGGTCCTGATCACCGCGGGCCTGCTCAGCCTCGCGGTCTTCCTGCGCAACCGCTTCGAAGGAGCACGACGATGGACGACGTGA
- a CDS encoding GNAT family N-acetyltransferase yields the protein MGGSPRVVISTGQALPDMDWTGELAGLTDSWPYLGPSWLRATEKVLPDVQPWHTLAHRARGELALLPGYVLTTPPVVDHEPRTYLGWQAPSGEEVCCGAETDAARSAEVDALGTEPFFPTLLLGSPLGYRTEVAYNFWTPTLMGAIVDKLVPAAFEAGIRCIVAPWIPSRRGNDALVDALNAAGASSTFWGYEDFMSLDAPNWEGHLAALPLKKRQRIKGDVRRAEAAGVTIERVDGTDIRPYAARIAELTCLNREKNGAGEEPEHIVGILSALIDEGADVRAYLGYKDGALVATCVTIRKNHRLFPKWAGFDYAAIGERSGIYFALVLDAPVRDAYAEGLRTVEFGAGAHQAKALRGCTPREVTTSMLLSDPALRPQAKAWLDAFGNSRRVAFGAASPAPAQPAALPLLGGSGDSCCG from the coding sequence ATGGGTGGATCACCCCGCGTCGTCATCTCCACCGGCCAGGCCCTCCCGGACATGGACTGGACCGGCGAGCTCGCCGGCCTCACCGACTCGTGGCCGTACCTCGGCCCCAGCTGGCTGCGGGCCACGGAGAAGGTGCTGCCCGACGTCCAGCCCTGGCACACCCTCGCCCACCGCGCCCGTGGCGAGTTGGCCCTCCTCCCCGGCTACGTCCTCACCACCCCGCCGGTCGTCGACCACGAGCCGCGCACCTACCTGGGGTGGCAGGCGCCCTCCGGCGAGGAGGTGTGCTGCGGCGCCGAGACCGACGCCGCGCGCAGCGCCGAGGTCGACGCCCTGGGGACCGAGCCCTTCTTCCCGACCCTCCTCCTCGGCTCCCCGCTGGGCTACCGCACCGAGGTCGCCTACAACTTCTGGACCCCCACGCTGATGGGGGCCATCGTCGACAAGCTCGTGCCCGCCGCCTTCGAGGCCGGCATCCGCTGCATCGTCGCCCCCTGGATCCCCAGCCGGCGCGGCAACGACGCCCTCGTCGACGCGCTCAACGCCGCTGGTGCGTCCAGCACCTTCTGGGGCTACGAGGACTTCATGAGCCTCGACGCGCCGAACTGGGAAGGACACCTCGCCGCCCTGCCGCTGAAGAAGCGCCAGCGCATCAAGGGCGACGTCCGCCGTGCTGAAGCGGCCGGTGTGACGATCGAGCGCGTCGACGGCACCGACATCCGGCCCTACGCCGCCCGCATCGCCGAACTCACCTGTCTCAACCGGGAGAAGAACGGCGCCGGCGAGGAGCCCGAGCACATCGTGGGCATCCTCTCCGCGCTCATCGACGAGGGCGCGGACGTCCGCGCCTACCTCGGTTACAAGGACGGCGCGCTGGTCGCCACCTGCGTCACCATCCGCAAGAACCACCGCCTCTTCCCGAAGTGGGCCGGCTTCGACTACGCCGCGATCGGCGAGCGCAGCGGCATCTACTTCGCCCTCGTCCTCGACGCGCCGGTCCGTGACGCCTACGCCGAGGGGCTGCGCACCGTCGAGTTCGGCGCCGGCGCCCACCAGGCGAAGGCCCTGCGCGGCTGCACCCCGCGCGAAGTCACCACCTCGATGCTGCTCTCCGACCCGGCGCTGCGGCCGCAGGCGAAGGCCTGGCTCGACGCCTTCGGAAACAGCAGGCGCGTCGCGTTCGGCGCCGCGTCCCCCGCCCCGGCCCAGCCCGCGGCCCTGCCCCTCCTGGGCGGCTCCGGCGACAGCTGCTGCGGCTGA
- a CDS encoding ammonium transporter yields the protein MPLAVAPRLDTGDTAWLLAATALVLLMTPGLALFYGGMVRTKSVLNMLMMSFVSIALVTVVWLVAGYSLAFDDDAFAGLVGGLGHLGLAGIGPDTLTGTVPTFLFSTFQLTFAIITAALISGAVADRTRFAGWLVFVPVWTLLVYVPVAHWVWGPGGWITHSLGALDFAGGLVVEIASGASGLALCLVIGPRIGFKKDAMRPHNLPMVLLGAGLLWFGWLGFNGGSALGANGLAAASLLNTLVAGCTGLLGWLFVEQRRDGHPTTFGAASGAVAGLVAITPACGVVAMPGAAAVGLAAGVVCSYAVAWKFRFGYDDSLDVVGVHFAGGVVGTLLIGLFATSVMTGGKEGLFYGGGLGQLGRQALAVAAVAAYTFLVTYGIGKVVDRVMGLRASAEEELTGLDQTVHAETAYDHGVLGHGGAPLHAGSPVTSLVKDRKPTA from the coding sequence ATGCCCCTCGCCGTCGCACCCCGGCTCGACACCGGCGACACCGCCTGGCTGCTCGCCGCCACCGCGCTCGTTCTGCTGATGACCCCCGGCCTGGCCCTGTTCTACGGGGGCATGGTCCGCACGAAGAGCGTCCTCAACATGCTGATGATGAGCTTCGTGTCGATCGCCCTGGTCACAGTGGTCTGGCTGGTCGCGGGCTACTCGCTCGCGTTCGACGACGACGCCTTTGCCGGACTGGTCGGCGGCCTGGGCCACCTCGGCCTGGCGGGCATCGGTCCGGACACCCTCACCGGCACGGTTCCCACGTTTCTCTTCAGCACCTTCCAGCTGACGTTCGCGATCATCACGGCGGCGCTGATCAGCGGCGCGGTCGCGGACCGCACCAGGTTCGCGGGCTGGCTCGTCTTCGTGCCGGTGTGGACGCTCCTCGTATACGTCCCCGTGGCGCACTGGGTGTGGGGCCCCGGCGGCTGGATCACGCACTCGCTGGGCGCCCTCGACTTCGCGGGCGGACTCGTCGTCGAGATCGCGTCAGGCGCGTCCGGCCTCGCCCTGTGCCTGGTGATCGGCCCGCGCATCGGCTTCAAGAAGGACGCGATGCGGCCGCACAACCTGCCGATGGTGCTGCTCGGCGCGGGGCTCCTCTGGTTCGGCTGGCTCGGCTTCAACGGCGGCTCGGCGCTCGGCGCGAACGGCCTGGCCGCCGCGTCCCTCCTCAACACCCTCGTCGCCGGGTGCACCGGCCTGCTCGGCTGGCTCTTCGTCGAACAGCGGCGCGACGGTCACCCGACCACCTTCGGTGCGGCGTCCGGCGCGGTCGCGGGGCTCGTGGCGATCACTCCGGCGTGCGGGGTCGTCGCGATGCCCGGGGCGGCGGCGGTCGGTCTCGCCGCGGGCGTCGTCTGCTCGTACGCGGTCGCCTGGAAGTTCCGCTTCGGGTACGACGACTCCCTCGACGTCGTGGGCGTGCACTTCGCCGGTGGTGTCGTCGGGACGCTGCTGATCGGCCTGTTCGCGACGTCGGTGATGACCGGCGGCAAGGAAGGGCTGTTCTACGGTGGTGGGCTCGGCCAGCTCGGCCGGCAGGCCCTCGCCGTGGCGGCTGTGGCGGCGTACACCTTCCTCGTCACCTACGGGATCGGGAAGGTTGTCGACCGGGTGATGGGGCTGCGGGCCTCCGCCGAGGAGGAGCTGACGGGACTCGACCAGACGGTGCACGCGGAGACCGCCTACGATCACGGCGTGCTCGGCCACGGCGGCGCTCCGCTGCACGCCGGGTCCCCGGTCACCTCGCTGGTCAAGGACAGGAAGCCCACCGCATGA
- a CDS encoding ferredoxin reductase, with translation MTSAALRSRAWKLLEMVTTPLLPSDYLDLVSPLRAGADLRGRIEAVLPETDDAATVVIRPGRGWRGHTAGQYVRIGVDVDGVRLWRAYSITSPTHRQDGRVTITVKAIPDGKVSNHLVRRARPGTLIQLDQPTGDFVLPQAKPAKVLYLTAGSGITPVMGMLRDIELDDAVMVHCAPQPYDVIFRNELHDLVADKKLRLTEVHTDTDGMLDIGRLDELVPDWAERETWACGPAGLLDAAEEHWTEHGVRERLHTERFRPGIVVAGEGGEVTFSATGRTVDADGATPLLDVGEEAGVLMPSGCRMGICFGCVTPLKAGAVRDLRTGEITEAEPGVLIQTCVSAAAGPCDIER, from the coding sequence ATGACGAGTGCAGCCCTCCGCAGCAGGGCGTGGAAACTGCTGGAGATGGTCACGACGCCGCTGCTGCCGTCGGACTACCTCGACCTGGTCAGCCCGCTGCGTGCGGGCGCCGACCTGAGGGGGCGCATCGAAGCCGTGCTCCCCGAGACGGATGACGCCGCGACCGTCGTGATCAGACCGGGACGGGGCTGGCGCGGCCACACGGCGGGTCAGTACGTGCGGATCGGGGTCGACGTCGACGGGGTGCGCCTGTGGCGTGCCTACTCCATCACCTCGCCGACACACCGCCAGGACGGCCGTGTCACGATCACCGTGAAGGCGATCCCGGACGGCAAGGTCAGCAACCACCTGGTCCGCAGGGCGCGACCGGGCACGCTGATCCAGCTCGACCAGCCGACCGGTGACTTCGTTCTGCCGCAGGCCAAGCCCGCCAAGGTGCTCTACCTGACCGCCGGCAGCGGCATCACGCCTGTGATGGGCATGCTGCGCGACATCGAGCTCGACGACGCCGTCATGGTCCACTGCGCGCCACAGCCGTACGACGTGATCTTCCGCAACGAACTGCACGACCTGGTCGCGGACAAGAAGCTGCGGCTCACCGAGGTGCACACCGACACGGACGGCATGCTCGACATCGGCCGTCTCGACGAACTCGTGCCCGACTGGGCCGAGCGCGAGACCTGGGCCTGCGGGCCCGCGGGCCTGCTCGACGCCGCCGAAGAGCACTGGACCGAGCACGGCGTACGAGAGCGCCTGCACACCGAACGCTTCCGCCCCGGCATCGTCGTCGCCGGTGAAGGCGGCGAGGTCACGTTCAGCGCCACTGGCAGGACCGTCGACGCGGACGGTGCCACGCCGTTGCTGGACGTCGGCGAGGAGGCCGGCGTGCTCATGCCGTCCGGGTGCCGCATGGGCATCTGCTTCGGCTGCGTCACGCCGCTCAAGGCGGGCGCCGTCCGCGACCTGCGCACCGGCGAGATCACCGAGGCCGAGCCGGGCGTCCTCATCCAGACCTGTGTGTCCGCCGCGGCGGGCCCCTGCGACATCGAACGGTAG
- a CDS encoding fatty acid desaturase family protein, whose amino-acid sequence MTAIDPTAHLTAEQIEELGRELDAIRDEVIAGRGEKDAAYIRKVISAQRKLELVSRGVLLFSIFPPAWLIGTAGLSVAKIMDNMEIGHNILHGQWDWMRDPKIHSTTWEWDHVSPSEQWKHSHNELHHTYTNVIGKDNDLGYGIMRVDEDQRWHPFHLGQPLWNFINACFFEYGIAAYDLELGKNLHKRRRNNPEFRARAKAVGRKIRKQVLKDYVIHPLLSGPSFLPTLAATFTANLVRNIWSHSVIMCGHFPEGVQVFERRSIKGETRGQWYLRQMMGSANISGSRAMHFMTGNLSHQIEHHLFPDLPSNRYAEVAVKVRALFEKYELEYVTGPLPKQVFSAWRKVFRLSLPNRKPKVKTPDREQELVAA is encoded by the coding sequence TTGACCGCCATCGACCCCACCGCCCACCTCACCGCGGAGCAGATCGAGGAGCTCGGCCGCGAGCTGGACGCGATCCGCGACGAGGTGATCGCCGGCCGCGGCGAGAAGGACGCCGCCTACATCCGTAAGGTCATCTCGGCGCAGCGCAAGCTCGAGCTGGTCAGCAGGGGCGTGCTGCTGTTCTCGATCTTCCCGCCCGCGTGGCTGATCGGCACCGCCGGGCTGTCCGTGGCGAAGATCATGGACAACATGGAGATCGGCCACAACATCCTGCACGGCCAGTGGGACTGGATGCGGGACCCGAAGATTCACTCCACCACCTGGGAGTGGGACCACGTCTCGCCGTCCGAGCAGTGGAAGCACTCGCACAACGAGCTGCACCACACGTACACCAACGTGATCGGCAAGGACAACGACCTCGGCTACGGCATCATGCGCGTCGACGAGGACCAGCGGTGGCACCCGTTCCACCTCGGCCAGCCGCTGTGGAACTTCATCAACGCCTGCTTCTTCGAGTACGGCATCGCCGCCTACGACCTGGAACTCGGCAAGAACCTGCACAAGCGCCGCCGCAACAACCCGGAGTTCCGCGCGCGTGCCAAGGCCGTGGGCCGCAAGATCCGCAAGCAGGTGCTCAAGGACTACGTGATCCACCCGCTGCTTTCGGGCCCGTCGTTCCTCCCCACGCTCGCCGCCACGTTCACCGCGAACCTGGTCCGCAACATCTGGTCCCATTCGGTGATCATGTGCGGGCACTTCCCCGAGGGAGTGCAGGTCTTCGAGCGCCGGTCGATCAAGGGCGAGACGCGCGGCCAGTGGTACCTGCGCCAGATGATGGGCTCGGCGAACATCAGCGGCAGCAGGGCCATGCACTTCATGACCGGCAACCTGTCGCACCAGATCGAGCACCACCTGTTCCCGGACCTGCCGAGCAACCGGTACGCCGAAGTCGCGGTGAAGGTGCGCGCGCTGTTCGAAAAGTACGAGCTGGAGTACGTCACCGGGCCGCTGCCCAAGCAGGTCTTCTCCGCGTGGCGCAAGGTCTTCCGGCTCTCGCTGCCGAACAGGAAGCCCAAGGTCAAGACGCCGGACCGCGAGCAGGAGCTCGTCGCGGCCTGA
- a CDS encoding P-II family nitrogen regulator, with translation MKLITAIVKPFRLDEVKNALQELGVNGLTVTEASGYGRQRGHTEVYRGAEYRVDLVPKARIEVVVEDADAEPAIDAIVRAAHTGKIGDGKVWAVPVETVVRVRTGQRGPDAL, from the coding sequence ATGAAGCTGATCACCGCGATCGTCAAGCCGTTCCGCCTCGACGAGGTGAAGAACGCACTCCAGGAGCTCGGCGTCAACGGGCTCACGGTCACCGAGGCCAGCGGGTACGGGCGTCAGCGCGGGCACACCGAGGTGTACCGGGGCGCCGAGTACCGGGTGGACCTGGTTCCCAAGGCCCGTATCGAGGTCGTCGTCGAGGACGCCGACGCAGAGCCCGCCATCGACGCCATCGTCCGCGCCGCCCACACGGGCAAGATCGGCGACGGCAAGGTGTGGGCGGTACCCGTGGAAACGGTGGTGCGCGTACGCACGGGACAGCGCGGCCCCGACGCGCTCTGA
- a CDS encoding phosphate ABC transporter substrate-binding protein, whose translation MSTESRSRAARLTGRRVRQGATVASASLLLSAALTGCAGSGKAGTDAIQASGSTTVAPVASDAAEALKAKGLNITVATQGGSAGGISQLGTGQINIALSSKPLSEKDQKAYPDTDFVTTQIGADAVGVIITKEVADGGVKGLTKAQVAGLFEGKITNWKEVGGPDLQVFVYDKEPGRGTREVLDKFIYGKGEPPAPPKSANYAIVGGNLETRNKLKSTRGSIAPLSTGFIDGHPELVAVPLEGVAPTLANVASGKYPMTRPLFMITNGKPKGTVKQYIDYILSPEGQKLLPQHGYLTREQMGL comes from the coding sequence ATGTCCACCGAATCCCGCAGCAGAGCAGCGCGCCTCACCGGCCGCCGCGTCCGCCAGGGCGCTACCGTCGCCTCCGCCTCCCTCCTCCTCTCCGCCGCCCTGACCGGCTGCGCCGGCTCCGGGAAGGCCGGCACGGACGCCATCCAGGCCAGCGGCTCCACCACCGTCGCCCCCGTGGCATCCGATGCGGCCGAGGCGCTGAAGGCCAAGGGCCTGAACATCACCGTCGCCACCCAGGGCGGCTCCGCCGGCGGAATCTCCCAGCTCGGCACCGGCCAGATCAACATCGCGCTGAGCTCCAAGCCCCTGTCGGAGAAGGACCAGAAGGCCTACCCCGACACGGACTTCGTGACCACGCAGATCGGCGCGGACGCCGTCGGCGTGATCATCACGAAGGAAGTGGCAGACGGCGGTGTCAAGGGCCTGACCAAGGCGCAGGTCGCGGGCCTGTTCGAGGGGAAGATCACGAACTGGAAGGAGGTCGGCGGCCCCGACCTCCAGGTCTTCGTGTACGACAAGGAGCCCGGCCGTGGCACCCGTGAGGTGCTGGACAAGTTCATCTACGGCAAGGGCGAGCCGCCGGCCCCGCCCAAGTCCGCGAACTACGCCATCGTCGGCGGCAACCTGGAGACCCGCAACAAGCTGAAGTCCACCCGCGGTTCCATCGCCCCGCTGTCGACCGGCTTCATCGACGGCCACCCCGAACTGGTCGCCGTGCCCCTGGAGGGTGTCGCCCCCACCCTGGCGAACGTGGCGTCCGGCAAGTACCCGATGACCCGCCCCCTGTTCATGATCACCAACGGAAAGCCGAAGGGCACCGTCAAGCAGTACATCGACTACATCCTCTCGCCCGAGGGCCAGAAGCTGCTGCCCCAGCACGGCTACCTCACGCGTGAGCAGATGGGCCTCTGA
- the arsL gene encoding arsinothricin biosynthesis radical SAM protein ArsL: MSSARVLVASAFEAELQPLTSACAAAALQHHGADVVGWDAHLLPDAIPEGPFDLTLVSVQQFEGLERGIALARRVSEAYGTTVVTFGQYAQMNHREFLEVADGIIMEEPELISAELAQLAAGTLALDEVPALMTRAGMRPKPPRRRISVTKPARDLFPSLVHYPAHHSPFGLMGNIEASRGCHHKCTYCSVYGAYDGGVAAYDADSVLADALQLAEEGVRHFCFIDAEFFNSRTIGIGVVERLVEAIGPITFEFTTRVDHVLDYTKELEKLVSLGLRRVTCALEFPSNRILRIFDKHIDVDHMRKAVDEAERIGFELYPTFIPFTPWIEYEELLGFEDWLVETGLARVTDPTALQTRLLLFKGSPLLSSPWMEDIATVDRGFWVEWTHPDKRVEELWQERRTDAEDAGKIRCCVKC; encoded by the coding sequence GTGAGTAGTGCCCGTGTTCTGGTTGCCTCCGCGTTCGAAGCGGAGCTCCAGCCCCTGACGTCCGCGTGTGCGGCTGCCGCTCTGCAGCACCACGGCGCCGACGTCGTCGGCTGGGACGCGCACCTGCTTCCCGATGCCATTCCGGAAGGCCCCTTCGACCTCACGCTCGTCTCGGTCCAGCAGTTCGAGGGCCTTGAGCGCGGCATCGCCCTGGCGCGCAGGGTCTCGGAGGCGTACGGCACCACGGTCGTGACCTTCGGCCAGTACGCGCAGATGAACCACCGGGAGTTCCTGGAGGTCGCCGACGGCATCATCATGGAGGAGCCCGAGCTCATCAGCGCGGAGCTGGCCCAGCTCGCCGCCGGCACCCTCGCGCTCGACGAGGTGCCCGCCCTGATGACCCGCGCGGGAATGCGGCCCAAGCCCCCGCGCCGGCGCATCTCGGTCACCAAGCCCGCCCGGGATCTGTTCCCCTCCCTCGTGCACTACCCGGCGCACCACTCGCCGTTCGGCCTGATGGGCAACATCGAGGCCTCCCGCGGCTGCCACCACAAGTGCACCTACTGCTCCGTGTACGGCGCGTACGACGGTGGCGTCGCCGCCTACGACGCCGACAGCGTCCTGGCCGACGCACTGCAGCTGGCGGAGGAGGGCGTTCGGCACTTCTGCTTCATCGACGCCGAGTTCTTCAACTCCCGCACCATCGGCATCGGTGTCGTCGAGCGGCTCGTCGAGGCCATCGGCCCGATCACGTTCGAGTTCACCACCCGCGTCGACCACGTCCTCGACTACACCAAGGAACTGGAGAAGCTCGTCTCGCTCGGGCTGCGCCGCGTCACCTGCGCCCTCGAGTTCCCCTCCAACCGCATCCTCCGCATCTTCGACAAGCACATCGACGTCGACCACATGCGCAAGGCGGTCGACGAGGCCGAGCGGATCGGCTTCGAGCTGTACCCGACCTTCATTCCCTTCACCCCGTGGATCGAGTACGAGGAGCTCCTCGGTTTCGAGGACTGGCTGGTCGAGACGGGCCTCGCCCGCGTCACCGACCCCACCGCGCTGCAGACCCGACTGCTGCTGTTCAAGGGCTCCCCGCTGCTCTCCTCGCCGTGGATGGAGGACATCGCCACCGTCGACCGCGGTTTCTGGGTCGAGTGGACCCATCCCGACAAGCGCGTCGAGGAGCTCTGGCAGGAGCGTCGCACCGACGCCGAGGATGCGGGAAAGATCCGCTGCTGCGTGAAGTGCTGA
- a CDS encoding DUF427 domain-containing protein, with the protein MTAPNAGPEAVPVVRRRDESDSVFWEPAERWVRATAGEFTIVDSRRPVLVWEPGRPVPLYAFPAEDVRTDLLRRTERPAGRRRHAGATVFYDLVLPDRTVGAAAWTYPGEELADHISFEWFGRDVLDHWYEEDEEIFVHPRDPHKRVDALPSSRHVQVEIAGTVVADTHTPVLLFETGLPVRFYFPREDVRLDLFTRTDGRTRCPYKGVASEYWSWAGDADVRPDIAWSYPDPLPSVGIIKDRVAFYDESVDVVVDGVRRERPVTFFSRPSR; encoded by the coding sequence ATGACCGCACCGAATGCCGGCCCGGAAGCCGTGCCCGTCGTACGCCGCCGGGACGAGTCCGACAGCGTCTTCTGGGAGCCGGCGGAGCGCTGGGTGCGTGCGACGGCCGGGGAGTTCACGATCGTGGACAGCCGTAGACCGGTCCTCGTGTGGGAGCCCGGTCGCCCCGTACCCCTCTACGCGTTCCCGGCCGAGGACGTCCGGACGGACCTGCTGCGGAGGACGGAGCGGCCCGCCGGCCGGCGGCGTCACGCGGGAGCGACGGTCTTCTACGACCTCGTGCTCCCCGACCGGACCGTCGGGGCGGCGGCCTGGACCTACCCCGGAGAGGAGCTGGCCGATCACATCAGCTTCGAATGGTTCGGGCGCGACGTTCTCGACCACTGGTACGAGGAGGACGAAGAGATCTTCGTGCACCCGCGCGACCCGCACAAGCGGGTGGACGCCCTGCCCAGCAGTCGACACGTCCAGGTCGAGATCGCGGGCACGGTCGTCGCGGACACGCACACGCCGGTTCTGCTCTTCGAGACGGGCCTGCCGGTGCGCTTCTACTTCCCGCGGGAGGACGTCCGCCTCGACCTCTTCACCCGTACCGACGGGCGTACCCGCTGTCCGTACAAAGGTGTGGCGAGCGAGTACTGGTCCTGGGCCGGCGACGCCGACGTGCGGCCCGACATCGCCTGGAGCTACCCCGACCCCCTGCCCTCCGTAGGGATCATCAAAGACCGGGTGGCCTTCTACGACGAGTCCGTCGACGTCGTCGTCGACGGAGTACGGCGGGAACGACCGGTCACGTTCTTCAGTCGCCCGTCACGATAG
- a CDS encoding ATP-binding cassette domain-containing protein, which yields MDDVTTGPARLDDTVDKTVIAVRDLQIFDGTKRLVGPVAFELAAGSTTGLCGPSGAGKSTVLRALVDLLPHGLRREGEVQVLGRPVRYGKGDAGLRSTVVLVPQTPVVFGGSILDNALFGLRHLVRASRTELHDRVEQALREAGLWNEVADRLDTPAQTLSNGQRQRLCLARALALEPAALLLDEPTSALDERSRDTVEESVAALRGNRTVLLVSHDPAQVERLCDRTVRIDLPTTCEPSAAAV from the coding sequence ATGGACGACGTGACAACCGGTCCCGCGCGGCTGGACGACACGGTCGACAAGACCGTCATCGCGGTCCGCGACCTGCAGATCTTCGACGGCACGAAGCGCCTGGTCGGTCCGGTCGCCTTCGAGCTGGCCGCCGGATCCACCACCGGCCTGTGCGGCCCGTCGGGCGCGGGCAAGTCCACGGTGCTGCGCGCCCTGGTCGACCTGCTGCCCCACGGACTCCGTCGCGAGGGCGAGGTGCAGGTCCTCGGCCGTCCCGTCCGGTACGGCAAGGGCGACGCCGGCCTGCGCAGCACCGTCGTCCTGGTACCGCAGACCCCCGTGGTCTTCGGCGGCAGCATCCTCGACAACGCCTTGTTCGGCCTCCGTCACCTGGTGCGGGCGTCCCGGACGGAGCTGCACGACCGCGTCGAGCAGGCACTGCGCGAGGCGGGCCTGTGGAACGAGGTCGCCGACCGGTTGGACACGCCGGCCCAGACCCTGTCCAACGGCCAGCGCCAACGACTGTGCCTGGCGCGCGCCTTGGCCCTCGAACCGGCGGCCCTCCTCCTCGACGAGCCGACCAGCGCCCTGGACGAGCGGAGCCGCGACACCGTCGAGGAGTCCGTGGCAGCCCTGCGGGGCAACCGGACGGTCCTGCTCGTCTCGCACGACCCCGCGCAGGTGGAGCGACTCTGCGACCGGACGGTCCGCATCGACCTGCCGACCACCTGCGAGCCTTCCGCAGCGGCGGTCTGA